In one Brassica oleracea var. oleracea cultivar TO1000 chromosome C9, BOL, whole genome shotgun sequence genomic region, the following are encoded:
- the LOC106313042 gene encoding splicing factor U2af small subunit B, giving the protein MAEHLASIFGTEKDRVNCPFYFKIGACRHGDRCSRLHNRPTISPTLLLSNMYQRPDMITPGVDPQGQPLDPSKIQAHFEDFYEDIFEELDKFGEMESLNVCDNLADHMIGNVYVLFKEEDQAAAALKALQGRFYSGRPIIADFSPVTDFREATCRQYEEDNCNRGGYCNFMHVKQISRELRRKLFGRYRRSYRRGSRSRSRSRSRSRSVSPRRKRERGDVRERDRHGNGKRSSDRSERHDRDGGGGGGRRRHGSPRRSRSPVVVREGSEERRARIEQWNKERDEGV; this is encoded by the coding sequence TTCAATCTTCGGCACCGAGAAGGACAGAGTAAACTGCCCTTTCTACTTCAAGATCGGCGCGTGCCGTCACGGAGACCGTTGCTCCCGTCTCCACAACCGCCCCACAATCTCCCCCACCCTCCTCCTCTCCAACATGTACCAGAGACCCGACATGATCACCCCCGGCGTGGACCCTCAGGGGCAGCCCTTAGACCCGAGCAAGATCCAGGCCCACTTCGAGGATTTCTACGAGGACATATTCGAGGAGCTCGACAAGTTCGGCGAGATGGAGTCTCTCAACGTCTGCGACAATCTCGCTGACCACATGATTGGCAATGTCTACGTCCTCTTCAAGGAGGAGGACCAGGCCGCCGCCGCCCTCAAGGCTCTGCAGGGGAGGTTCTATTCGGGGCGTCCCATCATTGCTGATTTCTCTCCCGTGACGGATTTTAGGGAGGCTACTTGCAGGCAGTACGAGGAGGATAACTGTAACCGCGGCGGTTACTGCAATTTTATGCACGTGAAGCAGATTTCGAGGGAGCTTAGGAGGAAGTTGTTTGGGAGGTATCGTAGGTCGTACCGCCGTGGGAGCAGGAGTAGGAGCAGGAGCAGGAGCAGGAGCAGGAGTGTAAGCCCCAGGCGCAAGAGAGAGCGAGGGGATGTTAGGGAGCGTGACCGCCATGGGAATGGGAAAAGAAGCAGTGATAGGTCGGAGAGGCATGACAGGGATGGTGGTGGTGGTGGTGGGAGGAGGAGACATGGTAGCCCGAGACGTAGCAGGAGCCCTGTTGTTGTGAGAGAAGGTAGCGAGGAAAGGAGGGCGAGGATTGAGCAATGGAACAAAGAACGTGATGAGGGTGTTTAA
- the LOC106313402 gene encoding inositol-pentakisphosphate 2-kinase, producing the protein MILEEKDASDWIYRGEGGANLVLAYAASSPLFVGKVIRIQKAPKADKANKAVNGAASVLTSDEKLLWRENKELVSSPNKEVVEQRYVKDVIIPLLGPKHIDPGVRVSVSKEFLESVDKKVTKQRPPWRVNAANVDTSHDSALILNDHSLFSQGTSSGGGDCLSVEIKPKCGFLPTSRFISEENKLKRSVSRFKMHQILKLERNEISEVSEYDPLDLFSGSKDRVSKAVKALYSIPQNNFRVFLNGSLVLGGSGESTGRTSPETAQTFEEALKGFIQSNDGLRTKCFLQLVTDTVYDSGVLDKLLEVQKLDKLDIEGAIHCYYNIINQPCPICKEAGTLEEESLHCLPLDESLKIVKEYLIAATAKDCSLMISFRLRNGWDSAPSCDAVCLKSIDQTFDYKVHFIDLSMKPLKRMEAYYKLDNKIISFYTRKQKGEEVGDS; encoded by the exons ATGATTCTGGAGGAGAAAGATGCATCCGACTGGATCTACAGAGGCGAAGGAGGTGCCAATCTCGTCCTCGCCTACGCTGCTTCCTCTCCTCTCTTC GTTGGGAAAGTGATTCGCATACAGAAGGCTCCTAAGGCTGATAAAGCGAACAAAGCTGTGAATGGTGCTGCGTCTGTTTTAACAAGCGATGAGAAGCTTCTGTGGAGGGAAAACAAAGAGCTCGTTTCATCACCAAACAAGGAAGTTGTTGAACAAAGATATGTAAAAGATGTGATCATCCCACTCTTGGGTCCTAAACATATAGACCCCGGA GTACGTGTTTCTGTGTCCAAGGAGTTTCTTGAGTCTGTTGACAAGAAAGTTACTAAGCAGCGTCCGCCGTGGCGTGTCAATGCAGCTAATGTTGATACCAGTCATGACTCTGCTCTTATTTTGAATGATCATTCACTTTTCTCTCAAG GGACTTCTAGTGGTGGTGGTGACTGCTTAAGTGTTGAAATAAAG CCCAAATGCGGATTTCTTCCAACCTCAAGGTTCATAAGTGAAGAAAACAAACTCAAAAGAAGCGTCAGCCGTTTCAAAATGCACCAAATCCTTAAGTTGGAACGAAACGAG ATATCTGAAGTAAGTGAATATGATCCTCTTGATCTGTTCTCAGGATCCAAAGATAGAGTCTCCAAAGCTGTAAAAGCCTTATACTCTATCCCACAGAACAACTTCCGCGTGTTCTTGAACGGTTCTCTCGTGTTAGGCGGTTCAGGGGAAAGCACCGGAAGAACCAGCCCTGAAACTGCACAGACCTTTGAGGAAGCACTCAAAGGCTTCATCCAATCAAACGATGGTCTCAGGACAAAATGCTTTCTACAGCTAGTAACTGATACTGTGTATGATTCAGGAGTGCTCGATAAGCTTCTCGAAGTTCAGAAGCTGGATAAATTAGACATTGAAGGAGCGATTCATTGTTATTACAATATAATCAACCAGCCTTGTCCTATATGTAAAGAAGCTGGAACGTTGGAGGAAGAGTCTCTCCATTGTTTACCTTTAGATGAAAGCTTGAAGATCGTCAAGGAGTATCTGATTGCTGCAACTGCTAAGGACTGTAGTCTTATGATCAGTTTTCGATTGAGGAATGGATGGGATTCAGCACCTTCTTGTGATGCCGTCTGTCTAAAATCGATCGATCAGACGTTTGATTACAAG GTGCACTTCATTGATTTAAGCATGAAACCATTGAAGAGAATGGAGGCATACTATAAACTGGATAACAAGATAATTAGCTTCTACACTCGGAAGCAGAAGGGAGAAGAAGTCGGTGATAGCTAA